A genomic segment from Castor canadensis chromosome 1, mCasCan1.hap1v2, whole genome shotgun sequence encodes:
- the LOC109677133 gene encoding olfactory receptor 8K5-like, with product MRPQNLTVPTEFILMGVTQQPELQLPLFVVFLIIYIITAVGNLAMIILTKLESYLHTPMYFFIRHLAFVDLGNSTVIYPKMMVNFVLDQNTISYYACVIQMAFFIMFIISEFFFLSAMAYDRYVAICNPLLYKVIMCQRRCYVLVAIPYFYGAFQALMITSKIFTLAFCGSNVISHFYCDNVAMLLMLCSNARDTELLIILFSAINLISSLLVVLVSYILILLVVCQIRSAEGRKKAFSTCASHLTVVVMFYGTLLFMYVQPKSTHSFDTDKLTSVFYTLVIPMLNPLIYSFRNKEVKNAFYRLFKNQFKICT from the coding sequence ATGAGACCACAGAACCTAACAGTGCCTACTGAATTCATTCTGATGGGAGTCACCCAGCAGCCTGAGCTACAGCTTCCCCTTTTTGTGGTCTTCCTCATCATCTACATAATCACAGCAGTGGGAAACCTGGCCATGATCATTTTGACCAAGTTGGAGTCCTATTTGCACACACCAATGTATTTTTTTATCAGACACCTGGCTTTCGTTGATCTTGGCAACTCTACTGTCATTTATCCTAAGATGATGGTAAATTTTGTTTTGGATCAAAATACcatttcttattatgcttgtgtcatACAGATGGCTTTCTTCATTATGTTCATTATCAGtgaatttttcttcttgtctgccatggcctatgaccgctatgtggccatctgcaatCCTCTGCTTTACAAGGTAATCATGTGTCAAAGACGTTGTTATGTTCTGGTGGCAATTCCTTACTTCTACGGGGCCTTTCAGGCCCTAATGATCACTAGCAAGATTTTTACATTGGCCTTCTGTGGTTCTAATGTTATTAGTCATTTCTACTGTGATAACGTTGCCATGTTACTTATGCTGTGCTCAAATGCAAGAGATACAGAGTTGTTAATCATATTGTTTTCAGCAATTAACTTGATATCCTCCCTTCTGGTAGTCCTGGTATCATACATTCTGATTCTGCTAGTGGTATGTCAAATTCGTTCAgcagaaggcaggaagaaagctTTTTCCACATGTGCTTCTCATCTGACAGTGGTGGTGATGTTCTATGGGACTTTACTCTTCATGTATGTACAGCCCAAATCCACTCACTCCTTTGATACTGACAAACTGAcatcagtgttttatactttAGTGATTCCCATGCTTAACCCTTTGATCTATAGCTTtagaaacaaagaagtaaaaaatgcaTTTTACAGACTTTTTAAGAATCAATTCAAAATTTGTACTTAA